Below is a genomic region from Paenibacillus rhizovicinus.
GCGTTCTCCTGCTTCGACAAGTCCGTCGATTACGACGAAGAGGCCGCTCTGTACCGGATCCGGGTTTCCTACCTCGCCGACGAAAGCGAGTTTCTCCTCTCGAAGATCCGGTTCCTCGGCCTGCGCGTCAAAGTCGTCCAAGGCGAGGTGCTGAAGCGCCGCATGAGCGAAACGGCTGCCAAAGCGCTCGGCCGTTACGGGATCGAGCCGCAGCTGCGGGATGCGGAAGCCTGATCCTCAGAGAATCGGATCCCCTTCCATTCCGGATGCCGTCTGTAAACGGATTTTCTTGGATGAATCCCCGTGAACGGACTTGGTATCGCGCAAAACTTCGAAAAGGCCCTGCGGTCGGTGTCCGTAAGGCCTTTTCTGCTATTCCGGATCGGCCGGGCGAATTCTGTTTATTCTTCCGGATGCGGTTATAATGGATGGAGTATGTCATTCATCCCAAAACAACAGCCTGCCCAGCCGGCTATCAGATAGGAGTCGTATATGGTTTATCGTAGCTTAGAAGAATGCGTAGACGATCTAGAGAGACACGGCCACCTGGTCCGCATCCGCGAAGAAGTGGATCCCCATTTGGAAATGGCGGCCATACATATGAAAGTATTCGAGGCAGGCGGCCCTGCCCTGCTGTTCGAGCATGTCAAAGGATCGAAATTTCGTGCGGTTTCCAACCTGTTCGGCACGGTCGAGCGCAGCAAGTTCATCTTCCGCGACACGTGGGAAGCCGTCCAGAACGTCATCGCGCTTCGCAATGATCCCATGCAAGCGCTCAAGAACCCGTTCAAGCATGTCGGTGCGGGCATGGCCGCCAAGAACGCGCTGCCTGTGAAGAAATCCGGCGGCGCTCCCGTGGCGCTTCACGAAATCAGCATCTCCGACCTGCCGCTGATCAAGCATTGGCAAGGAGACGGCGGCGCCTTCGTCACGCTGCCCCAGGTATACTCGGAGGATCCGGACAAGCCGGGCATCATGAATTCGAACCTCGGCATGTATCGCATTCAGCTGAACGGCAATGCGTACGAGACCGACAAGGAAGTCGGCGTGCATTTCCAAATCCACCGCGGTATCGGCATTCATCAGGATAAAGCGAACCGCCGCGGCGAGCCGCTCAAGGTCAGCTGCTTCATCGGCGGACCCCCGGCACATACGCTGTCGGCCGTCATGCCGCTGCCGGAGGGCATGAGCGAGCTGACGTTCGCGGGCCTATTGGCGGGGCGGCGTTTCCGCTACAGCTACATCGACGGCTTCTGCGTCAGCAACGACGCCGATTTCGTCATCACGGGCGAGCTCCATCCCGGAGAGACGAAGCCCGAAGGACCGTTCGGCGATCACTTGGGCTACTACAGCCTGACGCATGAATTCCCGGTCATGCGGGTGCATAAGGTGTATGCACGTCCAGGCGCCATCTTTCCGTTCACCGTCGTCGGACGGCCGCCGCAGGAGGACACCGCGTTCGGCGCGCTCATCCACGAGCTGACGGGCGATGCCATCAAACAGGAGATTCCCGGCGTCAAGGAAGTCCATGCGGTCGATGCCGCAGGCGTCCACCCCCTGCTCTTCGCGATCGGCAGCGAGCGCTATGCGCCATATCAACAAGTGAAGCAGCCGGCCGAGCTGCTTACCCTCGCCAACCGGATACTAGGCACGGGGCAGTTGAGCCTGGCCAAGTACCTGTTCATCGCGGCGGAGGACAAGGAGAAGCTCGACACGCATGATGTCGAAGGCTTCCTGACGCATATTTTGGCCCGGATCGATTTGGGGCGGGATCTGCATTTCCAGACGAATACGACGATCGATACGCTCGATTATTCGGGCACCGGCCTCAATACCGGAAGCAAAGTGGTCTTCGCCGCGGTCGGCGAGCCCGTCCGCGAGCTGTGCCGCGAGGTCCCGGAAGGTCTGCGTAATCTGCCAGGCATCGCGCATGCCGGCCTGGTCATGCCAGGCGTCGTCGCTCTGCAAGGCGGCGCGTTCGAGAGCTACGATTCAGCGCGGCAAGAGCTTGATGCGCTTTGCGAAGCGATTAGCGCGAAGGGACAGCTGGACGGCTGCCCGCTGATCGTGCTCTGCGACGACAGCCGCTTCTTGAGCGAGAAGCAGAACAACTTCCTCTGGGCGACCTTCACGCGGAGCAATCCGTCGCACGACATATACGGCGTTAACAGCCGCTTCGACTTCAAGCACTGGGGCTGCGACAACGTCATCATCGACGCCCGCGTCAAGCCCCATCAGGCGCCGCCGCTGCTTCCGGACCCCGAAGTCGAGCAGCGCATCGGACGGCTGTTCGCCCCCGAAGGCAGTCTGAACGGCGTGCGGCTGAGATAGGAGGCACGCCGCCAAGCGGGTAGTCGGACGTCCGCGTCCAGGATTGCACAGAACCAATGACCGAGTTGGATCGCGCGGCAACAAGCCGTCCAGCGAACAGCCAAACCGACTGATCATCGACTCCCGAGGCTATAGGTTTGAGGACAGCGGGAAACCGGGTAAGTAGATGTACAAACGACCAGCGGGTTGACGGTGATGAACGCATTCGAACGAAGCGCCGTCCGCCGGCGCGAGCAGCAGGACAAGCGCGATAATCCTGAGGGCGCTCCGCCGGAAAAGGAAAGCCTGTTCGACGGATTCGTCAGCGAGCGCACGGTTGATCCGATCCCGGTCGGGGACCAGACCATTCGCACGAAAGGGTGTATCTGCCATGCTGCCGCAATCGATCGAGGAGCTGGAACGCATACGTAGAGCCTGCAAAAAGATAGTGACAAGGAAGGCTATGCTATCGGGCACGGTGGCGATGGTGCCGATACCGGGCACGGACATGCTGGCCGACGTCGGCATGCTGATGCGCCTCATTCCGGAAATCAACAAACGCTTCGGCCTGGCGGAGACGCAGCTAGCCGAACTGGACGCTCAACGCAAAGCCGCCATATACGGCATTATTACCGCGGCAGGCAGCCATCTAATCGGCCACGCCGTCACGCGCCGGCTGATTTTCGCGCTGGTGAAGAAGGCTGCGGCCCGTTTCGCGGCGACGGGGGCGACGAAATTCGTGCCTGTCGTTGGCACCGCCGTGGCCGGTGCCCTCAACTACGGCGCGATGAAGTACGTCGGCAACAAGCACGTCGAGGATTGCTACAGGGTCGCGAAGCAGATACTGGAGCAGCAAATCACGGAAGACGACAAGAACCATAAGCCGCGTGAGTCGCTGCAGCTTGCCGCAACATGACGAAAGCCTCCCCGATACCGGGGAGGCTTTCGTGCGTGATTCTGCCATCGGCGGCTTGGTTCGGCGCGACTGTGCGTCCTCTGCGGGCCCAAACAACAGCCATGGACGAGAAAACAACTTCCTAGACTGCGCTGCATTATTGAAGCGTTCCCTGTTTAACGGAATAATGATTCGGGGCCGATGCGAGTCAGTCAAACCCGCCAAACCCACTCGGACCAGTCTCGGCGGATGTTTATCTTCCGAACGCCCACGCCACCGTCAGCGGCAACTCTTCTCGCCGCATCGCATCGTCGTGCGACTCGCTCTCGCATTCGCGAAAAAGCCAGAGCTCCCATGCCAGCGCCGTACAGCGCGGATACAGGAACTCTGGCTTCTGCGTTTGCATGCCGCATGGATTTCCGCGTTAAATCTTACTCGCTTCAACGTTTCATCCGCTTAACCATTTAGGAGCTTAACAGCTTCATGACCCGAATGCCCGTGCCTTTGCTTCGTTCGTCCTTCGTGCCCGTACAGCGGACAATCACGCGCTGCTCCGCGTCTTCCGGCCGGAACGGGAACGCAACCAGAATCGGCCGATACGCGAGGAGGCACCACTCGTCGAATGCCTTCACCGGCGTGAAGCTCCGTCCCCCGTCCAGCGAATATTCGCAGTCTCCGCTGTCCGGGCCGTGCAGCAGCACGATGCCCGCTCTGCGGCCCTTGACGGCGAAGGCGAGCTGTTCGCCTTTACTGCCTTCGGCGGCCAGATGCCGCGTCGAGAAGCGCCAGTTCATGAGCGGTTCCTCCGCTCCGAGCTCTTGCGGCAGGAAGCCGTCAACGGAGGCCGCGTCATCGCAGTCGCCCATCTCGGCATGCTCGTAATTCCGCTCGTCCAGCGGCGTCGGAGGCTCCGATAGCGGCAGGACCGGGCCCGCCTCCCGATAGGCCCGCTCCAAGAACTCACTCACATAGCGCGCATATAACGCATGGCCCTCGTCATTCGGATGAACGCGGTCAGGCGCAAGCGCCTCCCACGTCGTCTCCCCGGCGCCGATCCGATCTTGAACGCCGCCTGCGATATTGACCGAAGCGATGCCATAGCGTGCGGCAACTTCCTCGTGCACCGCGATATTGAAAGGCAGACGGTCCGCTTCCGACGACAGGTTCTTATCCGCGGCCGTATACAGGAAGACCAGCTCCGTCTGCGGGGATAGGCGGCGGCACTGCCGCACGATGCCTTCCATCCCCCGGATCGATTCCTCCCGGTCCTCGCCGTCATTGACGGCGAATTCGACGAAGAGCAGATCGAACGCCCCCTGACTCAGCACATGGGCTTGCAGCCGGTGCGCCCCGAACGTCGAAGTCGTGCCGCCGACGCCCGCGTTCAGGAAGGCAAACCGCGAAGCCGCGTAACGCGCCGACAATTCTTTCCCGTTCAATGCCCGCCAGCTCGTCTCGTGCTGAACGGACGCCCCTGCGCCTTCCGTAATAGAACCGCCGAGATACGCGATCGCGACGTCTTCCCCGCCGCTCAGCTTCGAGGCGAAACGCGGCAGCCCGCCGCGCATGGCGATATGTCTGGCATCCAATTGCAACATGTCTTTACGCCCTTTCGTAGCAGCGAGCCCTTGCGAAGGATTTCGAAAGGGCTCGCTCGTTAATGAATTGTCACTCTTGTCACTCACATCGTGTTTAAGGAATGATAACCTGTTGTTCCCCGCCTTCGGCCCTTGCCGTAAACGCATGGTCCGCCGAAGCTTCGGCGATATCCCCGTACGCCCAGTACGCGTCCGGCACGTCGCTCCAGGACAGCTTGGCTCCGTACAGCGGACCGCGGCCCAGCGTCCGATTAATGATCGTAACCGCCTCGGCGCGCGTCAGCGCAAGACTTGGGCGGAACGTGCCGTCCGCATACCCGCGGATAATGCCTGCGCCCTGCACCTTCAAGATCGCCTGCTCGGCCCAATTGCCCTTGCTGTCGGAGAAGCCGGCGCCTTCCTTGCTCTCGCTCGTCATCAGCGTCGCTGCCAGGCTCGCCATTTCAGCGCGGGTAATCGGCTGATCCGGCTTGAACGAACCGTCCCCGAAGCCGCGCATCAAGCCGAGCTTCGTTACCTTGGCAATCGCGTCCGCCGCCCAGTGCTCCGGCTTCACGTCGCGGTAAACGATCGCGTCCGCCGTACCTTCACGCGCGGCAATCCGCGACAGGATCGTCGCCATTTCGGCGCGGGTCAAGCTATTCCCCGGCTTGAATAGACCGCCGTCGAACCCTTTCATATACGCGGCATGTTTGCCGATTGCGGTGCCTTCGTACTTCACGACCGCGAAGCTGCTGAAGCGATCGACCGTGAACCGCAGGCCTTTGCCGCCCTGCCATTCCACGATTGCGCCTGGCTTGAATTCCGTCGTACCGTCGCCGTGCTCGATATAAACGCCAAGCTGCTCCTGTCCTGCTCCCTCCACGAGCGCCGGATCCAAGGGCAAGATAACATCGACCGCCCGGCCTTGGAAGTTCGTCTCGATCGCGACCGGCTGGCCGACAATCGAAACCCCCTTGCCATGGGTCGCGAGCGTTACGACCGACGCCTTGTTGGCGCGGTCCTCCAGCTGCCCCTTGGCGGCTGCATCTGCAATCGGCGTGAACGTAAACGACGCTTCCTCATCATAACCCTGCAGCGAAGCATTAGGGATCACAATGCCCGCACGGGACGTATCCATCCCTAAATCAAGACCGCCGGCGGCAAGCATTTGATTCGACTCCTTCGGAATCGTCACCTTCGTTTCCGATGTCTCGCCTTTCTCATCCGGCACGACGATCGTTGCCGCAGCTGCTCCGGCCGCCTTCAGCTTCTCGATTGCGCTCTTCGCCTGATCCGCGCCCAGCGTGACGCTGTCCTTCTTCGTACCGTCCGCCAGCGTCGTCCGCGCGATGTCCAGCTGCAGCACGCTGCCCGCGGCGCCTTTCACCTGACCTTGGATGATTTCCGTACCGCCGGCTGCAGGCGGCGCCGTTACCGTTCCCGGGTTCGAGCCTGTATTGTCCGTGTTGCCGCCGGTACCGGATACGATGTAATTCAACCGGTCGATCAGCATGAGCGCGCCGGATTTCTTAACAACCTTAATCGTATGCCGGCCGTTTGCGAGCCCGTCGACATGGTATACAAGCTGCTGAGCGGACCGCACATCGCCGGCGGTGCTGACGGTTTCTTTCAGGCTGCCGTCCACGTAGACGTCCATCGTCCCCTGCTCCGGACCTTTCGGCGATAACAGCTCAATTCCCGTACCGTTGAACGTATACGTGAAATAGTCGCCGTCATTTGCCGTCGCATGGATATCCTGTTGGAAGTCGCCGTCAAAAACGAACGTCAACGCAGCGACTCCCTCTGCCAGCGAAGCAAGATAAGATTTCTTGATCGTAACCGTACCGCCGGCGACCGAGTAGTCGGTGCCCGGAACGAGCGCTTGCGTTCCGTTCGCGATACCGCCGAAGCTGCCTGCGTTCTCCAGCAGGTTTACCTGAAGATCGGCTTGCTCGGCCGGATTCTTATCGAATGCCGCCACGGTCGGACCGATGAAATCCGGCAGTCGGACCTTCAGCATGTCGAGCAGCATGAAGCTCCCGGATTTCTTCACGGCCTTGATCGTATGCTGGCCGTTGGACAGCCCTTCGATTTCGTACACGGTCTGCTGCGCAAGACGTCCGCTGCTGTACGTATCGACGGTCTCCTTGAGATCCCCATCCACGTAGATATCCATTTTGCCCTGGG
It encodes:
- a CDS encoding UbiD family decarboxylase, with the translated sequence MVYRSLEECVDDLERHGHLVRIREEVDPHLEMAAIHMKVFEAGGPALLFEHVKGSKFRAVSNLFGTVERSKFIFRDTWEAVQNVIALRNDPMQALKNPFKHVGAGMAAKNALPVKKSGGAPVALHEISISDLPLIKHWQGDGGAFVTLPQVYSEDPDKPGIMNSNLGMYRIQLNGNAYETDKEVGVHFQIHRGIGIHQDKANRRGEPLKVSCFIGGPPAHTLSAVMPLPEGMSELTFAGLLAGRRFRYSYIDGFCVSNDADFVITGELHPGETKPEGPFGDHLGYYSLTHEFPVMRVHKVYARPGAIFPFTVVGRPPQEDTAFGALIHELTGDAIKQEIPGVKEVHAVDAAGVHPLLFAIGSERYAPYQQVKQPAELLTLANRILGTGQLSLAKYLFIAAEDKEKLDTHDVEGFLTHILARIDLGRDLHFQTNTTIDTLDYSGTGLNTGSKVVFAAVGEPVRELCREVPEGLRNLPGIAHAGLVMPGVVALQGGAFESYDSARQELDALCEAISAKGQLDGCPLIVLCDDSRFLSEKQNNFLWATFTRSNPSHDIYGVNSRFDFKHWGCDNVIIDARVKPHQAPPLLPDPEVEQRIGRLFAPEGSLNGVRLR
- a CDS encoding SGNH/GDSL hydrolase family protein, which gives rise to MLQLDARHIAMRGGLPRFASKLSGGEDVAIAYLGGSITEGAGASVQHETSWRALNGKELSARYAASRFAFLNAGVGGTTSTFGAHRLQAHVLSQGAFDLLFVEFAVNDGEDREESIRGMEGIVRQCRRLSPQTELVFLYTAADKNLSSEADRLPFNIAVHEEVAARYGIASVNIAGGVQDRIGAGETTWEALAPDRVHPNDEGHALYARYVSEFLERAYREAGPVLPLSEPPTPLDERNYEHAEMGDCDDAASVDGFLPQELGAEEPLMNWRFSTRHLAAEGSKGEQLAFAVKGRRAGIVLLHGPDSGDCEYSLDGGRSFTPVKAFDEWCLLAYRPILVAFPFRPEDAEQRVIVRCTGTKDERSKGTGIRVMKLLSS